The sequence below is a genomic window from Kitasatospora kifunensis.
ACGCCTGCTTGATCAGGGGCAGTTGGTCGTCGTGGAAGGCCTCGCCGCTGAACAGTGCGAGCCGGATGAGGGGGAGGGTGCCCACCGTGTCCACCACCTCGCGCGCCAGCCGGGAGAGGGAGGTGGGCAGTGCGGCGATGACGGTGGCGGAGAAGTCCCGCATCGTCTGGACCACCTGCTCCGGCGAGGCCGCCCCGCCGATCGGCAACTGCACGGTGGGGACGGAGGCTTCCTGGAACAGGTTGAGGGTGAAGACGAAGCTGGAGTACAACTCCCCGGCGTAGAACAGGTTCGCCACCCGATCCCCGGGCGCGACCCCGGCCGCGACCAATCCGTCGCTGAACCGCCGTGCCATCGCCCGCCACTCGGGGCGGGTGTAGAAGGAGATCCGCGGCATCCCGGTGGTGCCACCGGTCTTGAACACGATCCCGTCGTGATGCGGGCCGGTCAGCAACTTGCTGTCCGCGACCGTGTGGGCGTCCCAGAACGCGGTGTGGTCGATGAGGGGGAGGGCGGGGAGGTCGGCGACGTCCGCGGGCAGGTGCGCGTAGAGGTCGCGGTAGAAGGGCGAGTGGGCGCGGGCGAAGGATATGAGGTCCGCGAGGTCGGTCAGCTGAGCGTCAGTCATGGGTGTCACTTCCGCCGAGTGGATCAGAGGACGGTGGTCCTCTGATCCACTCTATGGGGGTCGATAACCCTGTGATCAGCCGGGTCTGACGCATCATCTGATCTTTCGAGCGCCGCTGGGCACCGCTGATGTCGGAAACAATCTCTGGGCAGATAGTCTCCGCATGGATAATCTAGTCACAGAACGACGGCACGGAGATCGAACGAACCCGACACCGCAGAGGGAGACCTGCCATGTGGACGTACGAGAACGCCATCGAGACCACCGCCACCCCTGAGGCCATCTGGCAGTACTGGGCCGACGTCGAGCGCTGGGGCGACTGGAACGCCGACCTCGAGGCCATCCGGATCGACGGCCCCTTCGCTGACGGCACCCTGATCACCATGACTCCGGGCGGCCAGGAGCCGGTCGAGCTGTGGCTCCGGGACGTCGTCGAGAACGAGCACTTCATCGACGAGGCGCAGTTCGCCGGACTGGTGCTGCGCACCAGCCACCGGCTCGACCGGCTCGCTGACGGTGGCACCCGCGTGCTCTACCGCCTGGAGATCACCGGGCCGGACGCCGATCAGGTGGGCCCGGAACTCGGTCCGGCGGTCAGCGGCGACTGGCCGGAGACCATGGCGGCTCTGGTCAAGTGCGCCGAGCAGGGCCGGCTCTGATGTCCGAGCCCACCCCCGATGACAGCCCCGGCTTCCTGCTCTGGCACGCCACCCTGCGCTGGCAGCGCGAAATCGCTGCCGCGCTGGGCCCGTTGGACCTCACCCACGTCCAGTTCGTCCTACTTGCCTGCACCTGGTGGCTCAACTCCCAAGGCACCCGGCCCAACCAGCTCGCCCTGGCCACCCAGGCCGGCACCGACGTCAAAATGGTCTCCCAGGTCCTGCGCGCCCTGGAGTCCAAGGGCCTGATCCAACGCGAGACCGACCCTGCCGACACTCGGGCCAAACTCCTGCGCGTCACCGAATCCGGTGCTGCCCTGGCCCCCCGCGCCATCACCGCCGTGGAGGCCGTGGACGCGAGCTTCTTCGCCCCGGTCCCACGCGACACCGCCCTGAGCGTGCTGCGAGTCCTGGCGCACCCGCGGGGGGAGTGAGCCCGCGAACGCGGTGCATCGCCCAGGATGACTGCCTGAGAAGCCCGAAGGAGGGGCGTTCAGACGAGCGTTCATGCGCCTGCGCTCAGTTGTTCGTCAGGAACATGGGGGTATCTTGTCCTGCTATCGTCCACGTTGTTTCGCTATCCCCAAGCGCGGGGTTGAGTCATCCCGGCGTAGCCAGATTGGGAGCTCCACCTGTGCGCAGTGACGCCGTCAACCACAGCCCCCAGCAGGCATTTCGACTGATCGTCACGGGAGGCGGGACTGGTGGGCACACGTACCCCGCGCTCACCGCCGTACGCACGTTGCGGGGCAGGCTCGCTGCTGCGGGCAGAGGGCTGGACGTCCTGTGGGTCGGGACTGCCGACGGTTTGGAGGCCCGCGTCGCGGCCGCCGAGGGGATCAAGTTCGCCGCGGTGGCGACTGGCAAGATCCGGCGGAGCAGCAATCCGCTCAAGCTGGTCTCCCCGGCCAACATCCGGGACATGGGCCGGGTGCCGCTCGGTGCCGTCCAGGCCCGCTCGATCGTCGCCGACTTCCGACCCGATGCCGTGCTCGCCACGGGCGGGTACGTGGCGGTGCCGGTGAGTCTGGCGGCCCGGATGTGCCATCGTCCGCTTGTGGTCCACGAGCAGACGGTCCGGCTCGGCCTTGCCAACCGGCAACTCGCCCGCTACGCGACCCGGTTCGCCGTCTCCTCCGAGTCCACGCTGTCGCTGCTGCCGGAATCGGCCCGCGCGGTCGCGGTGGTGACGGGCAACCCGGTGCGGCCGGAGGTGCTGACCGGGCAGCCGGACAAGGCGGTCCAGGCCCTGGGGCTGTACGGCTTCGACCGCGCCTTGCCGACCGTCTACGTGACGGGCGGGGCTCAGGGCTCGGCCCAGATCAACAACCTGGTGCGGGACGTCCTGCCGTGGCTGTTGGAACAGGCGAACGTGGTCCACCAGTGCGGGCCGGCCAACGCGGCCGGCCTGGAGCAGTCCACCCAGGCACTGCCCGCCCACCTGGCGGCCCGCTACCTGCTCACCGGCTACGTCGGACCGGAGCTGCCCGACGTCCTCGCCCTGGCCGACGTGGTGGTCTCCCGCAGTGGCGCCGGGACCATCGCCGAACTGACCGCGCTGGGCAAGGCCGCCGTGTTCGTTCCCCTTGCCAGTTCGGCGGGCAACGAGCAGGCCCACAACGCCAGGCACCTGCAGGAGGCCGGAGCTGCGGTCGCCCTGCTCGGCGCGGTGACAGCACAGGGCCTGCGGGAGGCCGTGGCCCCGCTGCTCGCGGACGCCGGCCTGCGCGCCCGTATGGCGGAGCGGGCACGCGTCCACGGGCGGCCGGACGCCGCCGACCGGCTCGTGGACGTCATCCTGGCCGCCGCCACCGCCACCTGACGTGCAACGCGTGTTGAGGCCCGAGGCGACCGTTCGCCTCGGGCCTCAACGGTTTCGCTGCTCAGGCGTTGTCGGCCGACACTGCCCTGGTC
It includes:
- a CDS encoding MarR family winged helix-turn-helix transcriptional regulator, whose translation is MSEPTPDDSPGFLLWHATLRWQREIAAALGPLDLTHVQFVLLACTWWLNSQGTRPNQLALATQAGTDVKMVSQVLRALESKGLIQRETDPADTRAKLLRVTESGAALAPRAITAVEAVDASFFAPVPRDTALSVLRVLAHPRGE
- a CDS encoding UDP-N-acetylglucosamine--N-acetylmuramyl-(pentapeptide) pyrophosphoryl-undecaprenol N-acetylglucosamine transferase produces the protein MRSDAVNHSPQQAFRLIVTGGGTGGHTYPALTAVRTLRGRLAAAGRGLDVLWVGTADGLEARVAAAEGIKFAAVATGKIRRSSNPLKLVSPANIRDMGRVPLGAVQARSIVADFRPDAVLATGGYVAVPVSLAARMCHRPLVVHEQTVRLGLANRQLARYATRFAVSSESTLSLLPESARAVAVVTGNPVRPEVLTGQPDKAVQALGLYGFDRALPTVYVTGGAQGSAQINNLVRDVLPWLLEQANVVHQCGPANAAGLEQSTQALPAHLAARYLLTGYVGPELPDVLALADVVVSRSGAGTIAELTALGKAAVFVPLASSAGNEQAHNARHLQEAGAAVALLGAVTAQGLREAVAPLLADAGLRARMAERARVHGRPDAADRLVDVILAAATAT
- a CDS encoding polyketide cyclase gives rise to the protein MWTYENAIETTATPEAIWQYWADVERWGDWNADLEAIRIDGPFADGTLITMTPGGQEPVELWLRDVVENEHFIDEAQFAGLVLRTSHRLDRLADGGTRVLYRLEITGPDADQVGPELGPAVSGDWPETMAALVKCAEQGRL